One window of Sinorhizobium fredii NGR234 genomic DNA carries:
- the ubiB gene encoding 2-polyprenylphenol 6-hydroxylase has product MSTPGAYFRLVRIGWVLAREDAFAAVPSEHLPPLARFVQRLAGLLARRRARFEVRSGRLARAVERLGPSYVKIGQFLATRPDVVGAELAADLSLLQDRMATFPESEARAAIEGSLGRSVDALFVEFSEPMAAASIAQVHPAVILRDGGREKVAVKVIRPGVRQRFAADIEAMYLVSRMQERFLPYTRRLRPVEVTKTLEQTTKVEMDLRLEAAALSELGENTKEDSGFRVPRVDWERTGRDVVTMEWIDGVKMSDIEGLRAAGHDLNTLAETLIQSFLRHTLRDGFFHADMHQGNLFVDDAGHIVAVDMGIVGRLGKKERRFLAEILFGFITRDYQRVADVHFEAGYVPSHHDAASFAQAIRAIGEPIHGQPAETISMAKLLTLLFEVTELFDMQTRPELVMLQKTMVVVEGVARTLNPRFNMWKASEPVVGKWIRDNLGPKRIVTDLRDGLHAALRVAEAVPEIAARTERFSAEIMAMSENGLRFDAETAEAIGKAEARHTRSGRLALWVIAATLVFIAWQLA; this is encoded by the coding sequence ATGAGCACGCCTGGAGCATATTTCCGTCTCGTGCGGATCGGCTGGGTGCTGGCGCGCGAGGACGCCTTCGCGGCGGTTCCGTCCGAACACCTTCCGCCGCTGGCGCGTTTCGTGCAGAGGCTCGCCGGGCTGCTTGCCCGCCGCCGGGCCCGGTTCGAAGTGCGCAGCGGCCGGCTCGCCCGCGCCGTCGAACGGCTTGGCCCCTCCTATGTCAAGATCGGCCAGTTTCTCGCCACGCGCCCCGATGTTGTCGGCGCGGAACTCGCCGCCGACCTGTCTCTCTTGCAGGACCGGATGGCGACGTTCCCTGAGAGCGAGGCCCGTGCCGCGATAGAAGGCTCGCTCGGCCGCTCCGTCGATGCGCTCTTCGTCGAGTTTTCCGAACCGATGGCCGCCGCGTCGATCGCTCAGGTCCATCCTGCCGTGATCCTGCGCGACGGCGGGCGCGAGAAGGTGGCCGTCAAGGTCATCCGTCCGGGCGTGCGACAGCGCTTCGCCGCCGATATCGAGGCGATGTATCTCGTTTCGCGCATGCAGGAGCGGTTCCTGCCCTATACAAGGCGGTTGAGGCCGGTCGAGGTGACGAAGACGCTCGAACAGACGACCAAGGTCGAAATGGACCTGAGGCTCGAGGCCGCCGCCCTTTCCGAACTCGGCGAGAACACAAAAGAAGACTCCGGCTTTCGCGTCCCCAGGGTCGACTGGGAGCGCACCGGTCGCGACGTCGTGACGATGGAATGGATCGACGGCGTGAAGATGTCGGACATCGAAGGTCTGAGGGCGGCCGGCCACGACCTCAACACGCTCGCCGAAACGCTCATCCAGTCCTTCCTGCGCCATACGCTGCGCGACGGCTTCTTCCACGCCGACATGCACCAGGGAAACCTGTTCGTCGACGATGCGGGCCATATCGTTGCGGTCGACATGGGCATCGTCGGAAGGCTCGGCAAAAAGGAGCGCCGCTTCCTCGCCGAGATCCTGTTCGGCTTCATCACGCGCGACTACCAGCGCGTCGCCGACGTGCATTTCGAGGCGGGCTACGTGCCTTCGCACCACGACGCGGCGAGCTTCGCCCAGGCGATCCGTGCGATTGGCGAGCCGATCCACGGCCAGCCGGCCGAGACGATCTCGATGGCCAAGCTTCTGACGCTGCTCTTCGAGGTGACCGAGCTCTTCGACATGCAGACGCGCCCCGAACTCGTCATGCTGCAGAAGACCATGGTCGTCGTCGAGGGCGTGGCCCGCACGCTCAACCCGCGCTTCAACATGTGGAAGGCGTCGGAGCCTGTCGTCGGCAAGTGGATCCGCGACAATCTCGGCCCGAAACGTATCGTCACCGATCTGCGCGACGGGCTGCACGCCGCGCTGCGGGTTGCCGAAGCCGTTCCGGAAATCGCCGCCCGCACCGAACGCTTCTCCGCGGAAATCATGGCGATGAGCGAAAACGGCCTGCGCTTCGACGCGGAGACTGCGGAGGCGATCGGCAAGGCGGAGGCGCGCCACACGCGCTCGGGGCGCCTGGCGCTCTGGGTGATCGCGGCGACGCTCGTTTTCATCGCCTGGCAGCTTGCCTGA
- the ubiE gene encoding bifunctional demethylmenaquinone methyltransferase/2-methoxy-6-polyprenyl-1,4-benzoquinol methylase UbiE — protein MTDERVSADGGMETSFGFRDVGTGEKQPLVNDVFHKVAKRYDVMNDVMSAGLHRVWKDAMIAALNPPRRENYRVLDVAGGTGDIAFRIVEASGRKAHATVLDINGSMLAVGAERARKKGLLGNLEFVEANAEDLPFAANSFDAYTIAFGIRNVPRIEVALKEAYRVLKRGGRLLVLEFSEVEMPLLDRFYDAWSFNAIPKFGKLITGDEAPYQYLVESIRKFPNQRDFAAMIRTAGFGRVSFTNYTGGIAALHSGWKI, from the coding sequence ATGACGGATGAGCGCGTATCGGCCGATGGCGGAATGGAGACCTCCTTCGGTTTCCGCGACGTCGGAACGGGCGAAAAGCAGCCGCTCGTCAACGACGTCTTCCACAAGGTCGCCAAACGCTACGACGTCATGAACGACGTCATGTCGGCCGGGCTGCACCGCGTCTGGAAGGATGCGATGATCGCCGCGCTCAATCCGCCGCGCCGGGAGAACTATCGGGTGCTCGACGTCGCCGGCGGCACCGGCGATATCGCCTTCCGCATCGTCGAAGCCTCCGGCCGCAAGGCGCATGCGACCGTGCTCGACATCAACGGCTCGATGCTCGCCGTCGGCGCCGAACGCGCCAGGAAGAAGGGGCTCCTCGGCAATCTCGAATTCGTCGAGGCGAATGCCGAGGACCTGCCGTTTGCGGCAAATTCCTTCGACGCCTACACGATCGCCTTCGGCATTCGCAACGTGCCCCGCATCGAGGTGGCGCTCAAGGAGGCCTATCGCGTGCTGAAACGCGGCGGCCGGCTGCTGGTGCTCGAATTCTCCGAGGTGGAGATGCCGCTGCTCGACCGCTTCTACGATGCCTGGTCGTTCAACGCCATCCCGAAATTCGGCAAGCTCATCACCGGCGACGAGGCGCCCTATCAATATCTGGTCGAATCGATCCGCAAGTTCCCGAACCAGCGCGATTTCGCCGCGATGATCCGCACGGCCGGCTTTGGCCGCGTCTCCTTCACCAACTATACGGGCGGCATCGCGGCCTTGCATTCCGGCTGGAAAATCTGA